One window from the genome of Corynebacterium sp. SCR221107 encodes:
- a CDS encoding sensor histidine kinase codes for MNRVPLSIRFLLAQIAVAAASLLAAGAIALVIGPRLFHEHLLMAGLSDPSSELTHVEQAYRDAGAATLSVAIVVAALCAGVAGWLLSLRIKRPLTELTRAASNVARGRYATRVPTDVARVAGPEMAMLTSAFNIMAERIDNTEALRRQLLSDLAHEMATPVSVLGVYCEGLQDDVVEWNQETQDVFDEQLGRLKRLIADIDEVSRAQERRIELHRQPISLAELVQVTYSSYREPYATKGVQLHLRAVPQQWVVNADRQRLGQVLGNLLANALRHTPPGGTVTIFAEGPGIESSGSSGGTGEVGDQVVPVGRSSDGGNAATGMVRIGVSDTGEGLSPDQQTRVFERFYRGDGARSTSGGGSGVGLTIARGLVEAHGGTLSVTSPGLGKGATFTFTLPLGEGMPNSTQ; via the coding sequence ATGAACCGAGTACCGCTCAGCATCAGATTTCTCTTAGCTCAAATCGCCGTTGCGGCGGCGAGCCTGCTGGCGGCCGGGGCGATCGCCCTTGTTATCGGGCCGCGGTTGTTCCACGAGCACCTGCTTATGGCGGGCCTATCCGATCCCTCCAGTGAGCTCACCCATGTCGAGCAGGCCTACCGCGATGCCGGGGCGGCTACCCTTTCGGTTGCGATCGTTGTCGCCGCCCTGTGCGCCGGTGTCGCCGGGTGGCTTTTGTCGCTGCGCATCAAGCGCCCCCTCACCGAGCTCACCCGCGCAGCCTCGAACGTGGCCCGGGGACGTTACGCTACCCGGGTGCCTACCGACGTCGCCCGTGTCGCAGGCCCCGAGATGGCCATGCTCACCAGCGCCTTTAACATCATGGCCGAGCGTATCGACAACACCGAGGCGCTGCGTCGGCAGCTCCTTTCCGATCTCGCCCACGAGATGGCCACGCCGGTGTCCGTGCTCGGCGTGTATTGCGAGGGGCTCCAGGACGACGTCGTGGAGTGGAACCAAGAAACCCAAGACGTCTTCGACGAACAACTAGGGCGCCTCAAACGCCTCATTGCCGACATCGACGAGGTTTCCCGCGCGCAGGAGCGGCGCATCGAATTGCACCGGCAACCGATCTCCCTAGCGGAGCTGGTGCAGGTGACTTACTCCTCCTATCGCGAGCCCTACGCCACCAAAGGGGTCCAGCTCCACCTGCGCGCCGTCCCACAGCAATGGGTGGTCAACGCCGATAGGCAAAGGCTCGGGCAGGTACTGGGCAACCTCCTAGCCAACGCCCTGCGCCATACGCCGCCGGGCGGCACGGTCACCATCTTTGCCGAAGGGCCAGGTATTGAGAGTTCCGGTTCATCAGGCGGCACCGGCGAAGTGGGGGATCAGGTCGTGCCTGTTGGACGCTCAAGCGACGGAGGGAATGCCGCTACCGGCATGGTGCGCATAGGCGTCAGCGACACCGGAGAGGGCCTGAGCCCCGACCAGCAGACGCGGGTGTTCGAGCGTTTCTATCGCGGGGACGGTGCCCGCAGCACCTCCGGCGGGGGATCCGGCGTTGGGCTGACCATCGCCCGCGGGCTCGTCGAGGCCCACGGCGGAACGCTGTCCGTAACCTCACCCGGCCTCGGCAAGGGAGCGACCTTCACCTTCACGCTTCCCCTGGGTGAGGGGATGCCGAACAGCACGCAGTAG
- a CDS encoding response regulator transcription factor encodes MTLPTQPEQYVLIVEDERPLSKMIAAYLERAGFRVGQEFTGPGAVATARLTAPDVIILDLGLPGMDGLEVCQKIREFSDCYILMLTARGAEEDRITGLTTGADDYLSKPFSVRELVTRIHTLLRRPRARQAAKETASTAIDPAHTVVEDLTIDTAAHQVWCAGREVALTKLEFDLLQALATKPGQVLSREELVATVWETDWIGEERVVDVHVGNVRRKLASHGSRATIATVRGVGYRMGQP; translated from the coding sequence ATGACCCTTCCGACACAGCCGGAGCAATACGTGCTCATCGTCGAAGACGAAAGGCCCCTATCGAAGATGATCGCGGCCTACCTCGAGCGGGCAGGATTTCGCGTGGGACAGGAATTCACAGGCCCCGGCGCGGTCGCCACCGCCCGCCTGACCGCGCCCGATGTCATCATCCTCGACCTCGGCCTGCCCGGGATGGACGGGCTCGAGGTATGCCAGAAAATCCGCGAGTTTTCCGACTGCTACATCCTCATGCTCACCGCCCGGGGTGCCGAAGAAGACCGGATAACGGGGCTGACTACCGGGGCGGATGACTACCTCTCCAAGCCCTTTAGCGTGCGCGAACTCGTCACCCGCATTCACACGCTTCTGCGGCGCCCCCGCGCCCGGCAAGCCGCCAAGGAAACGGCCAGCACAGCGATTGATCCGGCACACACAGTAGTCGAGGATCTCACCATCGACACCGCCGCCCATCAGGTCTGGTGTGCAGGCCGCGAGGTGGCACTCACCAAACTCGAGTTTGACCTGTTGCAGGCACTGGCCACCAAGCCCGGCCAGGTGCTCAGCCGCGAGGAACTGGTCGCAACCGTGTGGGAGACGGACTGGATAGGGGAGGAGCGCGTCGTCGACGTGCATGTAGGCAATGTCAGGCGCAAGCTCGCAAGCCACGGCAGCCGCGCCACCATCGCCACCGTGCGCGGGGTCGGCTACCGAATGGGACAGCCATGA